In a genomic window of Larus michahellis chromosome 3, bLarMic1.1, whole genome shotgun sequence:
- the LGALS8 gene encoding galectin-8 isoform X1, with protein sequence MMSLDGPQKTISSPIIPYVGTILGGLVPGELIVIHGTVPDDADRFQVDLQCGSSIKPRADVAFHFNPRFKRSGCVVCNTLEREKWGWEEITYEMPFQKGKSFEIVIMILKDKFQVTVNKKHLLLYNHRISLERIDTLGIYGKVQIKTVDFVSNGEMPDGSQFGVPYVEKLDATLCPGCTVAIKGEVNKNPKSFTINLKSSDSKDIALHLNPRMKNKVFVRNSYLHDSWGEEEREVANFPFSPGMYFELIIFCDAHQFKVAVNGVHTLEYKHRFKQLEKINVVEIMGDIQLLDVRRW encoded by the exons ATGATGTCCTTGGACGGACCACAGAAGACAATCAGTAGCCCG aTCATTCCATATGTTGGCACAATACTTGGTGGCCTTGTTCCTGGAGAGCTGATTGTGATACATGGGACTGTTCCTGATGATGCAGACAG GTTCCAGGTGGATTTACAGTGCGGCAGTAGCATAAAGCCTCGAGCTGATGTGGCATTTCATTTCAACCCCCGCTTCAAAAGGTCTGGCTGCGTTGTTTGCAACACACTGGAGAGGGAAAAATGGGGCTGGGAGGAGATCACTTACGAGATGCCCTTTCAAAAAGGGAAGTCATTTGAGATTGTCATCATGATTTTAAAGGATAAATTCCAG GTGACTGTAAATAAGAAGCACTTGCTGCTCTACAACCACAGAATTAGCCTTGAAAGAATAGATACTCTTGGAATATATGGCAAAGTGCAGATCAAAACTGTAGATTTTGTTTCCAAT GGGGAAATGCCAGATGGTTCACAATTT GGAGTTCCTTACGTTGAGAAACTTGATGCTACACTTTGTCCAGGATGCACAGTTGCTATTAAAGGAGAAGTGAATAAAAACCCAAAGAG ctTTACGATAAATCTGAAATCAAGTGACTCAAAGGACATTGCATTACATCTGAATCCCcgaatgaaaaataaagtttttgtaAGAAACTCATACCTTCATGACAgctggggagaagaagaaagggaagtggCCAATTTCCCTTTCAGTCCAGGGATGTACTTTGAG cTTATCATTTTCTGTGATGCCCACCAGTTCAAAGTTGCTGTTAATGGTGTTCACACTCTGGAGTACAAGCATCGTTTTAAACAACTTGAAAAGATCAACGTAGTGGAAATCATGGGAGACATTCAATTGTTAGATGTGAGGAGGTGGTAG
- the LGALS8 gene encoding galectin-8 isoform X2 has product MMSLDGPQKTISSPIIPYVGTILGGLVPGELIVIHGTVPDDADRFQVDLQCGSSIKPRADVAFHFNPRFKRSGCVVCNTLEREKWGWEEITYEMPFQKGKSFEIVIMILKDKFQVTVNKKHLLLYNHRISLERIDTLGIYGKVQIKTVDFVSNGVPYVEKLDATLCPGCTVAIKGEVNKNPKSFTINLKSSDSKDIALHLNPRMKNKVFVRNSYLHDSWGEEEREVANFPFSPGMYFELIIFCDAHQFKVAVNGVHTLEYKHRFKQLEKINVVEIMGDIQLLDVRRW; this is encoded by the exons ATGATGTCCTTGGACGGACCACAGAAGACAATCAGTAGCCCG aTCATTCCATATGTTGGCACAATACTTGGTGGCCTTGTTCCTGGAGAGCTGATTGTGATACATGGGACTGTTCCTGATGATGCAGACAG GTTCCAGGTGGATTTACAGTGCGGCAGTAGCATAAAGCCTCGAGCTGATGTGGCATTTCATTTCAACCCCCGCTTCAAAAGGTCTGGCTGCGTTGTTTGCAACACACTGGAGAGGGAAAAATGGGGCTGGGAGGAGATCACTTACGAGATGCCCTTTCAAAAAGGGAAGTCATTTGAGATTGTCATCATGATTTTAAAGGATAAATTCCAG GTGACTGTAAATAAGAAGCACTTGCTGCTCTACAACCACAGAATTAGCCTTGAAAGAATAGATACTCTTGGAATATATGGCAAAGTGCAGATCAAAACTGTAGATTTTGTTTCCAAT GGAGTTCCTTACGTTGAGAAACTTGATGCTACACTTTGTCCAGGATGCACAGTTGCTATTAAAGGAGAAGTGAATAAAAACCCAAAGAG ctTTACGATAAATCTGAAATCAAGTGACTCAAAGGACATTGCATTACATCTGAATCCCcgaatgaaaaataaagtttttgtaAGAAACTCATACCTTCATGACAgctggggagaagaagaaagggaagtggCCAATTTCCCTTTCAGTCCAGGGATGTACTTTGAG cTTATCATTTTCTGTGATGCCCACCAGTTCAAAGTTGCTGTTAATGGTGTTCACACTCTGGAGTACAAGCATCGTTTTAAACAACTTGAAAAGATCAACGTAGTGGAAATCATGGGAGACATTCAATTGTTAGATGTGAGGAGGTGGTAG